The Pseudogulbenkiania sp. MAI-1 sequence CACTAGGAGCCGTTAACAAAAACCAGCGGAGCGGTCTTGGCTAGGAGCGCGGCCGCAGACAGTACAAATAGTACGGCGAGGCCGCGGAACAACGCCAAGAGGGTTTTGTTAGTGGCTCTAAGCCTTGCCTGGCGGCGCCTGGCCTGACTTTATTCACTTTACCCTGATGGAAACACTATGTCGGTATCCCTGAAATCCCTGATCGAGCGTCTGACGCCGCTGGCGCGGCAGAGCGTGGAGCAGGCCGCCAGCCGCGCCTTGTCCCGCACCCATTATGAGATCGAGATCGAGCACGTATTGCTGACCCAGCTCGACCAGGACATGAATGCCGCCCGCGCCGCCTTGCAGGCGGCCGGGGTCGATCTGACCGATTTGCAGCGCGGTCTGGAGGCGGCTCTGGATAGCTTCCGTACCGGCAATACCCGCAACCCGGTGCTGTCGGCCTGGCTGCCCAAGTGGCTGGAGAAAGCCTGGCTGCTGGCCAGCGCTGAATTCGGACAGGAGAGCGTGTCCACGCTGGATCTGCTGCTGGCGTTGCTGCGTGACGAATCGCTGCGCCCGGCGGTGCAAAGCGGCTGCCCGGCCTTGTTGCGCGTCGAGGCGGGCCGCCTGCAGTCGGCCTACACCGCGCTACGCCAGCATGGCGGGGAGGGTGGGCAGCCGGTGGCGGCCACCGAGCCCGATCAACTGGCGGAAGTGCCGGCCGGCAAGGCACGCGGCAGCGTGGCGCTCGACAAATACACCATCGATCTGACCGCCCAGGCGCGCGCCGGCAAGATCGACCCGGTGCTGGGGCGCGATGGCGAGATCCGCCAGATGATCGACATCCTGATGCGCCGCCGGCAAAACAACCCCATCCTGACCGGCGAGCCGGGCGTGGGCAAGACCGCGGTGGTGGAGGGGCTGGCGCGCAAGATCGTGCACGGCGAGGTGCCGCCGGTATTGGCCGGCGTCTGCCTGCGCACGCTGGACCTGGGGCTGCTGCAGGCTGGCGCCAGCGTGAAGGGGGAGTTCGAGAACCGTCTGCGTCAGGTGATCGACGAGGTGAAGGCCAGCCCGGTGTCCATCATCCTGTTCATCGACGAGGCGCACACCCTGATCGGCGCCGGTGGCGCGGCCGGCCAGAACGACGCAGCCAACCTGCTCAAGCCGGCGCTGGCGCGGGGTGAGCTGCGCACCATCGCGGCGACGACCTGGGCCGAGTACAAGAAGTATTTCGAGAAGGATGCCGCGCTGGCGCGCCGCTTCCAGGTGGTGAAGGTGGAAGAGCCCGCGCCCGAGGTGGCGGTGCAGATGGTGCGCGGGCTGACGCACGCCATGGCCGAACACCATCAGGTGGAAATTCTCAACGAGGCGGTTGCCGCCGCCGTGCATCTGTCGAGCCGCTACATCACCGGCCGCCAGCTGCCGGACAAGGCCATCAGCGTGCTGGATACCGCCTGCGCCCGCGTGGCGCTGTCACGTGCCGGCAAGCCGGGGCCGATCGAGGATGTGGCGGTGCTGATCGCCAATGCCGAGCGCGAGATCGCCGCCTTGCAGCGCGAGGAAGGCCACGCCGAGCGTATCGCCGAGTTGGAAGCCCGGCGCGGCGAACTGCAGGCCGATCTGGAACGCCTGCACGCTGCCTGGGAGGCGCAGCAGCAGCTGGTGGCCGAGATCGATGGGCTGAAGCAGCGGCAGGGCGAGGCCAAGCCGGCCAAAGGCAAGAAGGTCAGTCCCCTGCAGGCCAAGCGCCAGGCATTGCGCGAGCTGCACAAGCAGCAGCCGCTGGCGTTCGAGTGCGTCGACGAGAGCGTGATCGCCGACGTGATCGCCGGCTGGACCGGCATTCCGCTGGGACGCATGGTCAGCAACGAGCTGGCGCAGGTACAGCAGCTGGCGAGCCTGTTGGGTGAGCGGGTGATCGGCCAGGACCACGCGCTGGAGCAGATCGCCGAGCGGGTGCAGATCGCCAAGGCCGGTCTGGAGGACCCTGGCAAGCCCAAGGGCGTGTTCCTGCTGGTGGGGCCGTCCGGGGTCGGCAAGACCGAAACCGCGCTGGCGCTGGCCGAGGCGCTGTACGGCGGCGAGCGCAATCTCATCACCATCAATATGTCGGAATACCAGGAAGCGCACAGCGTGTCCGGGCTCAAGGGCTCGCCGCCGGGGTATGTCGGCTACGGCGAGGGCGGGGTGCTGACCGAGGCGGTGCGCCGCAAGCCGTATTCGGTGGTGCTGCTGGACGAGGTGGAGAAGGCCCATCCGGACGTGCTGGAGCTGTTCTTCCAGGTGTTCGACAAGGGCGTGCTGGAGGATAGCGAAGGGCGAGAGGTGGATTTCAAGAACACCATCATCCTGCTGACGTCCAACGCCGGCACCGACTTAGTGATGCGCGCCTGCGAGCACGGCGTGAAGGTGGAAGACGAGACGCGCGAGCCGACGCCGGACGATCTGGTGGAAATCCTGCGGCCCACCCTGCTGCAGGTGTTCAAGCCGGCCTTCCTGGGGCGCCTGGCCATCGTGCCGTATTTCCCGATTGGCGACGAGGTGCTGCACGCCATCGTGAACCTGAAGCTGGACAAGATCCGCCGGCGCATCGAGGACAACCATGGCGCCAAGGTGGAGTTCCCGGACGAACTGGCGGGGGCCATGGCGGCGCGCTGCCTGGATGTGGACAGCGGCGCGCGCAACGCCGACGCCATC is a genomic window containing:
- the tssH gene encoding type VI secretion system ATPase TssH, which translates into the protein MSVSLKSLIERLTPLARQSVEQAASRALSRTHYEIEIEHVLLTQLDQDMNAARAALQAAGVDLTDLQRGLEAALDSFRTGNTRNPVLSAWLPKWLEKAWLLASAEFGQESVSTLDLLLALLRDESLRPAVQSGCPALLRVEAGRLQSAYTALRQHGGEGGQPVAATEPDQLAEVPAGKARGSVALDKYTIDLTAQARAGKIDPVLGRDGEIRQMIDILMRRRQNNPILTGEPGVGKTAVVEGLARKIVHGEVPPVLAGVCLRTLDLGLLQAGASVKGEFENRLRQVIDEVKASPVSIILFIDEAHTLIGAGGAAGQNDAANLLKPALARGELRTIAATTWAEYKKYFEKDAALARRFQVVKVEEPAPEVAVQMVRGLTHAMAEHHQVEILNEAVAAAVHLSSRYITGRQLPDKAISVLDTACARVALSRAGKPGPIEDVAVLIANAEREIAALQREEGHAERIAELEARRGELQADLERLHAAWEAQQQLVAEIDGLKQRQGEAKPAKGKKVSPLQAKRQALRELHKQQPLAFECVDESVIADVIAGWTGIPLGRMVSNELAQVQQLASLLGERVIGQDHALEQIAERVQIAKAGLEDPGKPKGVFLLVGPSGVGKTETALALAEALYGGERNLITINMSEYQEAHSVSGLKGSPPGYVGYGEGGVLTEAVRRKPYSVVLLDEVEKAHPDVLELFFQVFDKGVLEDSEGREVDFKNTIILLTSNAGTDLVMRACEHGVKVEDETREPTPDDLVEILRPTLLQVFKPAFLGRLAIVPYFPIGDEVLHAIVNLKLDKIRRRIEDNHGAKVEFPDELAGAMAARCLDVDSGARNADAILTRTLLAQISSDLLARMASGKPVKKIAVALKGEELKVRVS